Proteins encoded together in one Sus scrofa isolate TJ Tabasco breed Duroc unplaced genomic scaffold, Sscrofa11.1 Contig1537, whole genome shotgun sequence window:
- the LOC110258195 gene encoding uncharacterized protein LOC110258195 — protein sequence MLRRTPRPTLSRGRWCPGRSSGPCLAFQPRQSRQDFSSHLRPENAWARARDTGLSKDAGALPAKAEKHTSHGTPPNHSTQNPSAQPRRQWRPGPRSPLPQKGSTSWPPLESGHASGALQLVLGGGAWPEEWGIGAGAPGGYHGHSTARSQPHRQLPPWLTARLPPEATEQGRGGNTPPLETPRVPNPGSHTGNARRSFPRLLLSAHATPWGESRGAEKAFDKIQHLFLITTLQNVSLEGTYLNIRKAIYDTPRAAILLSSEKRKVFPWRADTRPGCLLSSLPFNLVLEVLARAVREEEEMQGIPVGKEGVGCPYLKMT from the exons ATGCTGCGAAGAACCCCGAGGCCGACGTTGTCACGAGGGAGATGGTGCCCTGGCAGAAGCTCAGGTCCCTGCCTGGCTTTCCAACCCCGCCAAAGCCG GCAGGACTTCAGCTCGCATCTCCGACCCGAAAATGCCTGGGCAAGAGCTCGGGACACAGGGCTCAGCAAGGATGCGGGCGCTCTCCCAGCAAAAGCCGAGAAGCACACCAGCCATGGCACCCCACCCAACCACAGCACGCAAAACCCTTCTGCACAGCCCAGGAGGCAATGGCGCCCAGGGCCGCGTTCTCCACTCCCGCAGAAGGGAAGCACGTCTTGGCCCCCTCTCGAGAGTGGCCACGCTTCTGGGGCTCTCCAGCTTGTCTTGGGAGGTGGAGCCTGGCCAGAGGAGTGGGGAATTGGAGCTGGCGCTCCTGGTGGATACCACGGGCACAGCACTGCCCGATCCCAGCCTCATCGGCAACTTCCACCGTGGCTGACGGCGAGGCTGCCCCCGGAAGccacggagcaaggccggggagGGAACACGCCTCCCCTGGAGACGCCTCGGGTTCCGAACCCGGGGAGCCACACCGGGAACGCCAGGCGGTCCTTTCCCCGACTGCTGCTTTCAGCACATGCCACCCCCTGGGGGGAATCCCGAG gtgcagaaaaagcctttgacaaaatccaacacctctTTCTGATAACAACCCTTCAGAACGTGAGCCTAGAGGGAACGTACCTCAACATTcgaaaggccatatatgacacacCCAGAGCTGCCATCCTTCTCAGTAGTGAAAAGAGGAAAGTCTTCCCATGGAGAGCAGACACAAGACCAGGATGTCTGCTCTCGTCTCTCCCATTCAacctagttttggaagtcctagccagggcagtcagagaagaagaggaaatgcaAGGAATCCCagtgggaaaggaaggagtaGGATGTccctatttgaagatgacatga